From Coturnix japonica isolate 7356 chromosome 3, Coturnix japonica 2.1, whole genome shotgun sequence, the proteins below share one genomic window:
- the EFHC1 gene encoding EF-hand domain-containing protein 1 isoform X1, with protein sequence MSSEPRPGLPFLPGCSFRDPTKTSFHRSQTLGYKNGFAFSRLPTVGFGGERLYVNQPTQAELDELCYTGPTLTYGEAKKITPSGFVPAHVAFDKKVLKFDAYFQEDVPLSTEEHYRIRQVGIYYYLEDDTISVMEPVVKNCGFRQGTFIRRHRVPKNALGDPYHWKDLNRGINITMYGRTYRIVDCDPFTQVFLESQGIELNPPEKMVSDPYMERRQMPLRMYITPSDFDQLKQFLTYDKQVLRFYAMWDNTNSMFGENRPFIIHYYLADDTVEVREVHEPNDGRDPFPVFIRRQRLPKTFVDKKKTFPSCVMEISDQEVLEWFTAKDFAVGKPTTLYGRTFFIYDCDEFTRNFYRDKFGITDFQPVEIKKKPPEEVPQVIPPYNGYGFLEDSLQNCYSLFPKPPRKDIIKMLENDHKVLRYQVALESPNPVDEKRRFILSYFLSNDMISIYEPPVRNSGIIGGKYLGKTRVAKPGSTTDNPVYYGPSDLTIGSTIEVFGHRFIITDADEHVLNYMESNAESFPASTLQSMRDHFRSRQVVEETAKSNVPAPGTSIQELDELIERVQDELKLHNYLNFSSIREALLRCDKDQSGFLNKAKFLSICDSLKVPTSAALVNKLIDLCTYGGDQINYRDFLRALPL encoded by the exons aaaacaTCCTTTCATCGCTCGCAGACGCTGGGCTACAAAAATGGGTTTGCCTTTTCTCGGCTGCCAACAGTGGGGTTCGGCGGGGAGCGACTGTACGTGAATCAGCCTACTCAAGCTGAATTAGATGAATTATGCTACACAGGACCCACACTGACCTACGGGGAAGCCAAGAAGATTACTCCTTCAGGCTTCGTTCCAGCACACGTGGCTTTTGACAAAAAG GTTTTGAAGTTTGATGCCTATTTCCAGGAAGATGTTCCTCTCTCTACAGAAGAGCATTACCGTATTCGCCAAGTGGGTATCTATTACTATTTGGAAGATGACACCATATCTGTCATGGAGCCTGTTGTGAAGAACTGCGGTTTTCGTCAAGGCACATTTATCAGACGTCATCGCGTGCCCAAGAATGCCCTTGGGGATCCTTACCACTGGAAGGATCTGAATCGAGGTATCAACATCACCATGTATGGCAGGACATACCGCATTGTTGACTGTGACCCATTCACGCAG GTATTCCTGGAGAGCCAAGGAATTGAACTGAACCCTCCAGAGAAGATGGTTTCTGATCCTTACATGGAACGGCGTCAGATGCCCCTGCGAATGTACATCACACCATCAGATTTTGAccaactcaaacagttcctGACTTATGACAAGCAG GTCCTTCGCTTCTACGCCATGTGGGATAACACAAACAGCATGTTTGGTGAGAATCGGCCTTTCATCATCCATTACTACTTGGCAGATGACACGGTGGAGGTTCGGGAAGTCCACGAGCCCAATGATGGCAGAGACCCATTCCCAGTATTCATAAGACGCCAACGCTTGCCAAAAACCTTTGTGGACAAGAAAA AGACCTTCCCAAGCTGTGTGATGGAAATCTCTGATCAGGAGGTACTTGAGTGGTTCACAGCTAAAGATTTTGCTGTTGGCAAACCTACCACCCTCTATGGACGCACGTTCTTCATCTACGATTGCGATGAATTCACACGTAACTTCTACCGTGACAAATTCGGCATCACAGACTTCCAGCCAGTGGAGATAAAGAAGAAACCACCTGAGGAAGTACCACAG GTAATTCCTCCATATAATGGTTATGGCTTCCTTGAAGACTCCCTTCAGAACTGCTATTCTCTATTTCCAAAGCCTCCCCGGAAAGATATCATTAAAATGCTAGAGAATGACCACAAAGTGCTGCGGTACCAGGTGGCCCTG GAATCTCCAAACCCAGTGGATGAAAAGCGTCGCTTCATCCTCTCTTATTTCCTCTCCAATGATATGATCAGCATCTATGAACCACCAGTCCGTAACTCTGGCATCATTGGAGGCAAATACTTAGGAAAGACCAGAGTTGCCAAACCAGGCTCTACTACAGACAATCCTGTGTACTATGGGCCCTCTGACCTCACCATCGGTTCTACCATTGAAG TGTTCGGCCACAGGTTTATTATCACTGATGCTGATGAACATGTGCTCAATTATATGGAAAGTAACGCAGAGAGTTTTCCTGCATCAACACTACAGTCCATGAGGGATCATTTTCGCTCACGGCAGGTGGTGGAGGAGACTGCCAAAAG TAATGTTCCTGCTCCAGGAACCAGCATACAGGAACTGGATGAACTAATTGAACGGGTTCAGGACGAGCTGAAGCTCCATAACTACTTGAACTTCAGCAGCATTCGGGAGGCATTACTTCGTTGTGATAAGGATCAGTCTGGTTTCCTCAACAAAGCCAAATTTTTATCCATTTGTGACAGCCTCAAGGTGCCAACCAGTGCCGCTCTGGTTAACAAG ctgATTGACCTGTGCACCTATGGAGGTGACCAGATAAACTACCGTGACTTCCTTAGAGCCTTGCCCTTGTGA
- the EFHC1 gene encoding EF-hand domain-containing protein 1 isoform X2 has product MVNKKTSFHRSQTLGYKNGFAFSRLPTVGFGGERLYVNQPTQAELDELCYTGPTLTYGEAKKITPSGFVPAHVAFDKKVLKFDAYFQEDVPLSTEEHYRIRQVGIYYYLEDDTISVMEPVVKNCGFRQGTFIRRHRVPKNALGDPYHWKDLNRGINITMYGRTYRIVDCDPFTQVFLESQGIELNPPEKMVSDPYMERRQMPLRMYITPSDFDQLKQFLTYDKQVLRFYAMWDNTNSMFGENRPFIIHYYLADDTVEVREVHEPNDGRDPFPVFIRRQRLPKTFVDKKKTFPSCVMEISDQEVLEWFTAKDFAVGKPTTLYGRTFFIYDCDEFTRNFYRDKFGITDFQPVEIKKKPPEEVPQVIPPYNGYGFLEDSLQNCYSLFPKPPRKDIIKMLENDHKVLRYQVALESPNPVDEKRRFILSYFLSNDMISIYEPPVRNSGIIGGKYLGKTRVAKPGSTTDNPVYYGPSDLTIGSTIEVFGHRFIITDADEHVLNYMESNAESFPASTLQSMRDHFRSRQVVEETAKSNVPAPGTSIQELDELIERVQDELKLHNYLNFSSIREALLRCDKDQSGFLNKAKFLSICDSLKVPTSAALVNKLIDLCTYGGDQINYRDFLRALPL; this is encoded by the exons ATGGTCAACAAG aaaacaTCCTTTCATCGCTCGCAGACGCTGGGCTACAAAAATGGGTTTGCCTTTTCTCGGCTGCCAACAGTGGGGTTCGGCGGGGAGCGACTGTACGTGAATCAGCCTACTCAAGCTGAATTAGATGAATTATGCTACACAGGACCCACACTGACCTACGGGGAAGCCAAGAAGATTACTCCTTCAGGCTTCGTTCCAGCACACGTGGCTTTTGACAAAAAG GTTTTGAAGTTTGATGCCTATTTCCAGGAAGATGTTCCTCTCTCTACAGAAGAGCATTACCGTATTCGCCAAGTGGGTATCTATTACTATTTGGAAGATGACACCATATCTGTCATGGAGCCTGTTGTGAAGAACTGCGGTTTTCGTCAAGGCACATTTATCAGACGTCATCGCGTGCCCAAGAATGCCCTTGGGGATCCTTACCACTGGAAGGATCTGAATCGAGGTATCAACATCACCATGTATGGCAGGACATACCGCATTGTTGACTGTGACCCATTCACGCAG GTATTCCTGGAGAGCCAAGGAATTGAACTGAACCCTCCAGAGAAGATGGTTTCTGATCCTTACATGGAACGGCGTCAGATGCCCCTGCGAATGTACATCACACCATCAGATTTTGAccaactcaaacagttcctGACTTATGACAAGCAG GTCCTTCGCTTCTACGCCATGTGGGATAACACAAACAGCATGTTTGGTGAGAATCGGCCTTTCATCATCCATTACTACTTGGCAGATGACACGGTGGAGGTTCGGGAAGTCCACGAGCCCAATGATGGCAGAGACCCATTCCCAGTATTCATAAGACGCCAACGCTTGCCAAAAACCTTTGTGGACAAGAAAA AGACCTTCCCAAGCTGTGTGATGGAAATCTCTGATCAGGAGGTACTTGAGTGGTTCACAGCTAAAGATTTTGCTGTTGGCAAACCTACCACCCTCTATGGACGCACGTTCTTCATCTACGATTGCGATGAATTCACACGTAACTTCTACCGTGACAAATTCGGCATCACAGACTTCCAGCCAGTGGAGATAAAGAAGAAACCACCTGAGGAAGTACCACAG GTAATTCCTCCATATAATGGTTATGGCTTCCTTGAAGACTCCCTTCAGAACTGCTATTCTCTATTTCCAAAGCCTCCCCGGAAAGATATCATTAAAATGCTAGAGAATGACCACAAAGTGCTGCGGTACCAGGTGGCCCTG GAATCTCCAAACCCAGTGGATGAAAAGCGTCGCTTCATCCTCTCTTATTTCCTCTCCAATGATATGATCAGCATCTATGAACCACCAGTCCGTAACTCTGGCATCATTGGAGGCAAATACTTAGGAAAGACCAGAGTTGCCAAACCAGGCTCTACTACAGACAATCCTGTGTACTATGGGCCCTCTGACCTCACCATCGGTTCTACCATTGAAG TGTTCGGCCACAGGTTTATTATCACTGATGCTGATGAACATGTGCTCAATTATATGGAAAGTAACGCAGAGAGTTTTCCTGCATCAACACTACAGTCCATGAGGGATCATTTTCGCTCACGGCAGGTGGTGGAGGAGACTGCCAAAAG TAATGTTCCTGCTCCAGGAACCAGCATACAGGAACTGGATGAACTAATTGAACGGGTTCAGGACGAGCTGAAGCTCCATAACTACTTGAACTTCAGCAGCATTCGGGAGGCATTACTTCGTTGTGATAAGGATCAGTCTGGTTTCCTCAACAAAGCCAAATTTTTATCCATTTGTGACAGCCTCAAGGTGCCAACCAGTGCCGCTCTGGTTAACAAG ctgATTGACCTGTGCACCTATGGAGGTGACCAGATAAACTACCGTGACTTCCTTAGAGCCTTGCCCTTGTGA